In Zingiber officinale cultivar Zhangliang chromosome 6A, Zo_v1.1, whole genome shotgun sequence, a single genomic region encodes these proteins:
- the LOC121996937 gene encoding protein KINESIN LIGHT CHAIN-RELATED 2-like produces MPGIPMDGVTTNVEAPNELTSSNIKENSSSPRNLRASPSEREAQAETYNEPTIEQLFDNVRDLESSSDGSESRHSFGSDGEESRIDSELRHLVGAEMEAIRAIEEEEAADVTEAENGAVDKKQAPNASASGSSKKSKGPLHLQAQPESNASTKTSTKKKKNSPENEAASYARDSHTKKKNGTVLDSSESSLENPDLGPFYLKHARDLIASDNPRRALKYALRAAKSFEKVAGRQKPSLDLAMSLHVTAAIYCKLGKFAEAVPVLQKSIEIPVVEQGQDHALAKFSGYMQLGDIYAMLGQLDSSLQCYSAGLEIQKQTLGDMDPRVGETCRYLAEAHVQALRFDEAERLCQMALDIHREKGEPSSLEETADRRLMGLICDTKGHREVALQHLVSVSMAMAADGRETEVASVDCSIGDIYLSLGRYDEAVFAYQKALNLYKTTKGANHPTVASVFVRLADLYNKTGRLKESKSYCENALRIYTKPVPGTPAEEIAAGLTDVSAIYESMNEHEQALKLLQKALKMYDNSAGQQSTVAGIEAQMGVLYYIRGNYGESYLSFKRAIDKLRACGEKKSAFFGIALNQMGLACVQRYAINEAAELFEEARTILEQECGPCHPDTLGVYSNLAGTYDAMGRSDEAIDILEYVVGLREEKLGTAYPEVDDEKRRLAELLKEAGRVRNRKLRSLETLLDSNPRAVEGEATRS; encoded by the exons ATGCCAGGAATTCCGATGGACGGAGTCACTACAAACGTCGAAGCTCCAAACGAGTTGACTTCTTCTAATATCAAAGAAAACTCATCCTCGCCCAGAAACCTGAGAGCCTCTCCGAGTGAGAGGGAGGCTCAAGCTGAGACTTACAACGAGCCGACAATCGAGCAGTTGTTCGACAATGTACGGGACTTGGAAAGCTCCAGTGACGGATCAGAGTCTCGTCATAGCTTTGGTTCTGATGGCGAGGAATCGAGAATTGACTCAGAGCTGCGGCATCTAGTCGGCGCAGAGATGGAGGCCATCAGAGCAATAGAAGAGGAGGAAGCCGCCGATGTGACAGAAGCAGAAAATGGCGCTGTAGATAAGAAACAAGCCCCAAATGCCTCAGCTTCTGGATCATCGAAAAAGTCTAAAGGACCTTTGCACTTGCAGGCTCAGCCAGAATCCAATGCATCCACAAAGACcagcacgaagaagaagaagaactctcctgAGAATGAAGCAGCATCGTATGCGAGAGATAGCCACACGAAGAAAAAGAATGGGACAGTGTTGGATTCATCCGAATCAAGTTTAGAAAACCCTGATTTAGGCCCTTTCTATCTCAAGCACGCCAGAGATCTGATTGCTTCCGACAACCCGCGAAGAGCCCTGAAGTACGCACTCCGAGCAGCCAAGTCATTCGAGAAAGTTGCCGGTCGCCAGAAGCCGAGCTTGGATTTGGCAATGAGTTTGCACGTCACGGCAGCCATCTATTGCAAATTAGGAAAGTTCGCGGAGGCTGTCCCTGTTCTTCAAAAATCGATCGAAATTCCAGTGGTCGAACAAGGCCAAGACCATGCCCTCGCCAAATTCTCTGGCTACATGCAGTTGGGCGATATCTATGCCATGCTGGGTCAGCTAGACAGTTCGCTCCAATGCTACTCCGCCGGACTTGAAATTCAGAAACAGACACTCGGAGACATGGATCCTCGGGTCGGCGAAACTTGCCGATACTTAGCCGAAGCTCATGTTCAAGCGTTGCGGTTCGATGAGGCGGAAAGATTGTGCCAGATGGCTCTCGACATTCATAGGGAGAAAGGCGAGCCATCGTCTTTAGAAGAAACGGCCGACAGGAGACTGATGGGTCTCATCTGCGACACCAAGGGCCACCGTGAGGTAGCTCTCCAGCATTTAGTTTCGGTGAGCATGGCGATGGCGGCCGACGGCCGGGAAACAGAGGTTGCTTCAGTCGACTGCAGCATCGGAGATATCTATCTTTCACTGGGGCGATACGATGAGGCTGTGTTTGCGTACCAGAAAGCCCTCAATCTCTACAAGACGACCAAAGGAGCTAACCACCCGACTGTCGCATCAGTCTTCGTACGACTCGCCGATTTGTACAACAAAACAGGGAGGTTAAAGGAATCCAAGTCGTATTGTGAAAATGCTCTCCGAATCTATACCAAGCCCGTTCCGGGGACTCCTGCGGAGGAGATCGCCGCAGGCCTGACTGATGTCTCTGCGATATACGAATCCATGAACGAGCATGAGCAGGCACTCAAGTTACTCCAGAAGGCCTTGAAGATGTATGATAATTCTGCGGGACAGCAGAGCACCGTCGCAGGGATCGAGGCGCAGATGGGCGTGCTGTACTATATACGAGGAAATTACGGCGAGTCTTATTTGTCATTCAAGAGGGCGATCGATAAGCTCCGGGCGTGTGGGGAAAAGAAATCGGCTTTCTTTGGAATTGCCTTGAACCAGATGGGTTTAGCTTGCGTGCAGAGGTACGCCATTAATGAGGCAGCTGAATTATTCGAGGAAGCCAGAACCATTCTGGAGCAAGAATGCGGGCCGTGCCATCCGGACACGCTGGGAGTGTACAGCAATCTTGCAGGAACTTATGATGCGATGGGAAG GTCGGATGAAGCCATTGATATCCTGGAATATGTCGTCGGACTCCGAGAGGAAAAGCTGGGAACCGCCTACCCCGAGGTAGACGATGAGAAAAGGAGGCTAGCTGAGTTGCTGAAGGAAGCTGGGAGAGTCAGGAACAGAAAATTGAGGTCACTTGAAACTCTCCTCGATAGCAATCCACGAGCTGTTGAGGGAGAAGCGACTCGATCGTGA
- the LOC121996938 gene encoding protein EXECUTER 2, chloroplastic-like, with protein MKEAMSAANPWAATAVAPPSRPLRLGRLDQTLREARHLCLAAPSPRRPALKSDRCPPALSCLRGDSVPTNIGSGGIQHDWDWNRWSQHFSEIDQAESFSSLLKFQLEEAIEREDFLEAAKLKMAIEEATANDTVAQVISELKYAIAEERYHDASRLCILAGNGMIGWWFGCSKDSDDPFGRIVRITPAVGRYVAKSYNPRQLVSGSTGTPLFEVFLVKDDAGKYTTQVVALQPVKETSTLSHSSTSRSGEGSSTSVSSKSSNSDNTSPTTAAPDKSSQYVEEENKGDGAKLSNEQNNKDPDEGLKSIISFFKERIPGLNIKLRNTSAPQEMKMDVESPDQLLQEDNEKDASSDDSSKLEDNKGVSDGEDPEFAERSKNMAVKLFVGGVVHNKEDSVTKLYRRVPAKMEYVVKDSFTLYLPGQSAGSNIVERKPAKIRVAAMAAQSASDLMPPDVANAFFSSDKAISKVSEEVREVMKLAISQAQRRNRLSETTVFSRIVTDNKSFDPFDGLYVGAFGPYGVEVVQLQHKYGNWNDTDESGSEMGFFEYVEAVKLTGDLNVPAGEVTFRAKIGKGNRLTNRGMFPEELGVAASYKGEGRIAEAGFKNPQWVSGELLLFNGKGLGPYVKGTELGFLYVVPEQSFLVLFERLKLPD; from the exons ATGAAGGAGGCCATGTCTGCCGCGAACCCGTGGGCCGCGACGGCGGTGGCGCCTCCCTCGAGGCCTCTCCGCTTAGGGCGTCTCGACCAGACGTTGAGGGAGGCGCGCCACCTTTGCCTCGCTGCTCCCTCGCCCCGCCGACCCGCCTTGAAAAGCGACCGTTGTCCTCCCGCCCTATCTTGCCTTCGCGGCGACTCCGTTCCCACCAACATAGGAAGTGGGGGAATTCAGCACGATTGGGACTGGAACCGTTGGAGCCAGCATTTCTCCGAGATCGATCAGGCGGAAAGCTTCTCATCCCTTCTCAAG tttcaACTCGAAGAAGCTATCGAGAGGGAAGATTTTCTAGAAGCGGCCAAGTTGAAAATGGCtattgaagaagcaacagcaaATGACACTGTTGCACAAGTTATATCTGAGTTGAAG TATGCTATAGCAGAAGAACGTTATCATGATGCATCGAGATTATGTATTCTCGCTGGAAATGGGATG aTTGGTTGGTGGTTTGGCTGTTCTAAGGATTCTGATGATCCTTTTGGCAGAATAGTCAGGATAACTCCTGCAGTTGGAAGATATGTAGCCAAAAGTTACAATCCAAG GCAACTGGTAAGTGGATCAACAGGAACCCCTTTATTTGAAGTCTTTCTTGTCAAAGATGATGCTGGAAAATACACAACACAG GTAGTAGCCTTGCAGCCAGTAAAAGAAACTTCAACCTTGTCCCATTCATCAACATCGAGAAGTGGAGAAGGTTCCTCCACAAGTGTCTCCTCTAAATCATCTAACAGTGACAACACTAGCCCAACTACTGCGGCTCCAGACAAAAGTAGCCAATAtgtagaagaagaaaacaaaggagATGGAGCTAAGTTGAGCAACGAACAGAACAACAAGGATCCTGATGAAGGGTTGAAGAGCATTATTAGCTTTTTCAAAGAGAGAATTCCtggtttaaatattaaattaaggaACACCTCTGCCCCTCAGGAAATGAAGATGGATGTGGAATCGCCAGATCAGTTGTTGCAGGAAGACAATGAGAAGGATGCGTCTTCTGATGACAGCAGTAAGTTAGAAGATAATAAGGGAGTCTCAGATGGTGAGGATCCTGAATTTGcagaaagaagtaaaaatatggcTGTAAAGCTTTTTGTTGGTGGAGTTGTTCATAATAAGGAAGATTCTGTGACAAAGTTGTACAGACGAGTACCAGCAAAAATGGAATATGTAGTTAAGGACTCATTCACATTATATCTTCCTGGACAAAGTGCTGGTTCAAATATTGTGGAAAGAAAACCTGCAAAAATCAGGGTTGCAGCAATGGCTGCCCAATCTGCCTCAGACCTTATGCCGCCGGATGTGGCAAATGCATTCTTCAGTTCAGATAAAGCTATTTCGAAG GTTTCTGAAGAAGTCCGTGAGGTTATGAAGCTTGCAATCAGCCAGGCTCAGAGAAGGAATAGATTATCTGAAACAACTGTTTTCAGCCGGATTGTTACTGACAATAAGAGCTTCGATCCATTTGATG GTCTATATGTTGGTGCTTTTGGCCCTTATGGCGTTGAAGTGGTACAGCTACAGCACAAATATGGTAACTGGAATGACACTGATGAGTCTGGGTCTGAAATGGGCTTCTTCGAGTATGTTGAAGCAGTAAAATTGACTGGAGATCTGAATGTTCCAGCTGGAGAG GTGACTTTTCGTGCTAAAATTGGTAAGGGAAATCGTTTAACCAACCGCGGAATGTTTCCAGAGGAGCTTGGTgtg GCTGCAAGTTACAAAGGTGAAGGTAGGATAGCCGAAGCTGGGTTTAAGAATCCACAATGGGTTAGTGGAGAACTGTTGCTGTTTAATGGCAAG GGTCTGGGACCATACGTCAAAGGCACAGAGCTTGGATTTTTATATGTTGTACCTGAGCAGAGCTTCCTCGTTCTGTTTGAGAGGCTGAAACTCCCTGATTAG